In the genome of Raphanus sativus cultivar WK10039 chromosome 4, ASM80110v3, whole genome shotgun sequence, one region contains:
- the LOC108835483 gene encoding pectinesterase inhibitor 12-like, producing the protein MLMYTVVFVLLFNGCMANKVADSLIQKSCKNISVSIIVETIPHFEKDCIASFKENPESQKARNVDDLIMLGANNALSYLMNVKGIVEKIIKEKKYKSSLSKKSLEDCLQLYSKSAHMLTSGLKYLKKRNFEKAQYEIIDADEAPIFCELKFNGDNKQISPVKKENNLLLTMIYVPYCLLDL; encoded by the coding sequence ATGTTGATGTACACTGTTGTGTTTGTTCTTCTCTTCAATGGTTGCATGGCTAACAAAGTGGCTGATTCGCTGATTCAAAAATCTTGCAAAAACATTTCAGTTTCTATAATAGTGGAAACCATTCCACATTTCGAAAAGGATTGCATTGCATCTTTCAAAGAGAATCCGGAGAGCCAAAAAGCAAGAAATGTCGATGATTTGATCATGTTAGGAGCGAATAACGCCTTATCATACTTGATGAACGTGAAAGGAATTGTAGAGAAGATTATAAAAGAGAAGAAATATAAGAGTAGCCTTAGTAAGAAGTCGTTGGAAGATTGCCTTCAGCTTTATTCCAAGAGCGCTCACATGTTAACCTCAGGTTTGAAATACCTCAAAAAGAGGAATTTTGAGAAGGCTCAGTATGAAATTATTGATGCAGATGAAGCACCAATATTTTGCGAGTTGAAATTCAACGGCGACAATAAACAAATATCTCCCGTGAAAAAGGAGAATAATCTTCTCTTAACAATGATCTATGTTCCTTATTGTTTACTTGATTTATAG